Proteins from a genomic interval of Salvelinus sp. IW2-2015 unplaced genomic scaffold, ASM291031v2 Un_scaffold2375, whole genome shotgun sequence:
- the LOC139025213 gene encoding uncharacterized protein translates to MKECTGVSAPTPVLTASDPALTALTPALTASDPSPLQPLTPAVTPPTPVPYSLRPQSLTASDPSPYSLRPQSLTASDPSLQAPTQPYSLRPQSLQPRPQSLQPPTPALTASDPPLQPPTPALAFAPPTPPTPALTASTPVLTASTPALTASDPSPYSSDPSPYSLRPQPLQPPTPVLTASDPSPYSLRPQSLAASDPSPYASDPSPACLRPQPLQPPTPI, encoded by the exons atgaaggagtgcacaggggtgtcag CTCCGACCCCAGTCCTTACAGCCTCTGACCCAGCCCTTACAGCTCTGACCCCAGCCCTTACAGCCTCTGACCCCAGTCCCTTACAGCCTCTGACCCCAGCCGTTACACCTCCGACCCCAGTCCCTTACAGCCTCCGACCCCAGTCCCTTACAGCCTCCGACCCCAGCCCTTACAGCCTCCGACCCCAGTCCCTTACAGCCTCCGACCCCAGCCTACAGGCTCCGACCCAGCCCTACAGCCTCCGACCCCAGTCCTTACAGCCTCGACCCCAGTCCTTACAGCCTCCGACCCCAGCCCTTACAGCCTCCGACCCACCCTTACAGCCTCCGACCCCAGCCCTTGCCTTCGCCCCACCTACACCTCCGACCCCAGCCCTTACAGCCTCGACCCCAGTCCTTACAGCCTCGACCCCAGCCCTTACAGCCTCCGACCCCAGCCCTTACAGCTCCGACCCCAGCCCTTACAGCCTCCGACCCCAGCCCTTACAGCCTCCGACCCCAGTCCTTACAGCCTCCGACCCCAGTCCTTACAGCCTCCGACCCCAGTCCCTTGCTGCCTCCGACCCCAGCCCTTACGCCTCCGACCCCAGCCCTGCTTGCCTCCGACCCCAGCCCTTACAGCCTCCGACCCCAATCTAA
- the LOC139025214 gene encoding uncharacterized protein has protein sequence MEASDPTRSSLRPQSLQPLTQAFQLPALTASDQSYSLCPVLTALTQSLQPPTPVSDPSPYTSTPALTASDPVLTALTPVLTASDPSLYPLQSLQPPTQPTALTQPYTLTPALHAAHSDPSLTASTPVLTASDPVPYSLRPQPSACPRPLHLRPQPSGSTPYSLRPQSLQPLTPVLTALRPQPLQPRPQPLQPPTPALRLRPSLTASDPSLTASDPSPYSLDPSPYSLRPQPLQLRPSLSLTSPTASDPSPYSLTTPVLTASDPSPLLLRPQSLRLHPSPCCLRPQPLQPPTPI, from the exons ATGG AAGCCTCTGACCCCACCCGTTCGAGCCTCCGACCCCAGTCCTTACAGCCTCTGACCCAAGCCTTTCAGCTCCCAGCCCTTACAGCCTCTGACCAGTCCTACAGCCTCTGCCCAGTCCTTACAGCCTTGACCCAGTCCTTACAGCCTCCGACCCCAGTCTCCGACCCCAGCCCTTACACCTCGACCCCAGCCCTTACAGCCTCCGACCCAGTCCTTACAGCTCTGACCCCAGTCCTTACAGCCTCTGACCCCAGCCTTTACCCTCTGCAGTCCTTACAGCCTCCGACCCAGCCTACAGCTCTGACCCAGCCTTACACTCTGACCCCAGCCCTTCACGCAGCTCACTCTGACCCCAGCCTTACAGCCTCGACCCCAGTCCTTACAGCCTCCGACCCAGTCCCTTACAGCCTCCGACCCCAGCCCTCAGCCTGCCCACGTCCCTTACACCTCCGACCCCAGCCCTCAGGCTCGACCCCTTACAGCCTCCGACCCCAGTCCTTACAGCCTCTGACCCCAGTCCTTACAGCCCTCCGACCCCAGCCCTTACAGCCTCGACCCCAGCCCTTACAGCCTCCGACCCCAGCCCTTCGCCTCCGACCCAGCCTTACAGCCTCCGACCCCAGCCTTACAGCCTCCGACCCCAGTCCTTACAGCCTCGACCCCAGTCCTTACAGCCTCCGACCCCAGCCCTTACAGCTCCGAcccagcctcagcctcaccaGCCCTACAGCCTCCGACCCCAGTCCTTACAGCCTCACGACCCCAGTCCTTACAGCCTCCGACCCCAGTCCCTTGCTGCTCCGACCCCAGTCCTTACGCCTCCACCCCAGCCCTTGCTGCCTCCGACCCCAGCCCTTACAGCCTCCGACCCCAATCTAA